The sequence TCACCTGCTGTCCCTGCAGTCTCTGCTGGAGCTGTAGTCTGAGCGGCTTGGCCGTATTCATCCGAGCTCTCATCATGTTAGCACGAGGATGCATAGCTCCCATACCACCCATTCCGGGAAAACCACCCTGCTGGCTCATCTGACTCATCATGGGGTTAAACCCTGGTCCAGACTGCCCCTGCAGGGGACCAGGTCCAGGGCCAGGACCGGGGTTGGGACCAGGGCCGTATCCGCCCTGCATCCCCATGGATGGGGGGCCCGGGTAGCCCTGCCCATACATGCCCTTGGGCTCCATACCCATAGAAGAGTCAGGCCCCGGACAAGGACCAGAGAAGGGGTCTGTCGGAGGGGGCTGGTCTGAACTATGACCCTAAAGGGAGAAAATCGCAAGATGTTGGTTTTCAGGGAATGTGATTGGACGGTTGCTCTAAAATCTCTAATGCCACAGCATTAATGATTGTGATTTATAAACTAAACACATCTGTTCCATGAAGCGGGCTGGCTGAGTACCTGGTTGATGAGATCTGGTATGCCAAGGGCACGGTCGATCTCCTCCAGAGCAATGACGTCAGTGTTGTTGAGTAGAGAGTCCAGCTGGTCCAGCAGAGCTCGCTCATCACTCTGACCCTCAGTGGTGGACGGAGGGACCAGAAGATCATCCAGAGAGTTATTAAATGGCAGCCTGATATAGAAAAAGCAGAGAGCAAAGATGATGCTATTGACTTTTGGGTGTAAAAACATCTTAACATCCTTAaaaatttacttgagaagcaataAGATGCAGATTTCAGAGAATATATCTTGAATTAAGTACTTTTTGGGGTTTCAGaataaatcaaaaaaaaaaaaaaaaaaaaaagttatatatatatatatatatatatatatacacaccaaTGCTATTTTaccattatattttaaaatgtaatttattcctgtgatgcaaagctgaattttcaattattactccagtctttagtgtcacatgatccttcagaaatcattctaatatgctgatttgctgctcaaagaaatcgtttgtaacattataaatgcctttactatcacttttgaccaatttaagGCACCCTTGTCCTTGCTTCTTTCCCAAAAATgctgatttcaacattgataataataatacacttttcagcatattagaatgatttctgaaggatcatgggacactgaagactggagcaattatgctgaaaattcagctttgacatcacaggaataaattacattttataatatattaaaatagaaaacagttattttaaattgtaataatatttcacaatactacagtattttttctttttttgtatttttaatcaaataaatgcagccttggtgtgcagaagagactttaaaaacaacaacaaaaatggcAGTGGCAgttcattttgaatggcagtgtatatataaaattacatgaatactttaaaatgctattattttatggactaaaaaacaataatatttaaaagaaattcAGTGCTGCTTTCTTATtcagaatgtttttgtttgctaaCATGAAACAATCAATTTGGAAGGGCATCGGGGAGAAGACATGTGATTGGATGTAAGGATGTGGTCCATTTTAGTGAACAAGTCTAATTTTAAGCATTTGGCATCATTAAAAGCAGCATACAAATGATCTTAAACTGTAGCTCTAGTGTAGTATCATCTAATTTACCTGTTTGCATTTTGTGGTCCCTCCATTCCCATCCCACTGTCTGGCCATGAAGGGGACTGTGGCGGAGGTGCCTGCCCTCTGAATGAATTCATACCCATTCCTACATCATAAGGCCCTGCAAGAACAACATCATGCAGTTTGAAAGATTAAAATTGAGATATTACCTGTTTTAATAGGCCCACTCTGCTGGTTTTTAATTATTCTGAATTAACAGCACTTACCCATATCCATCAACTGCTGCTGCAACATGGATCTGGTAGCAGGAACGCTGTTAGATCGGTTAACCATGGGTCCTCCCATCATGCTCTTAGGATTGTGGTCCATGCCTGCACGACCCATGCCAGGGTGTCCGACAGGGCTGCTGGCGGAACCGGACATTCCCCAATCTCCCGCACCTGCCATAGGGGGCCGATTGGGCATTCCCATTGGCCTGTTTGGACCTCCTGGGAACAACATGGTGGAAATGTTAAAATCCAGCTATAAAATGAATATATGCATGGTTTTAGTTACATTTATATAAGTAAAGTTAAAAAATGAGACTCACCCATGCCCATCTGGTTGTCAGTGTGCTCCTGTTTGACGAGAGAGGAAGGAGCACTCCTCCTACCCGTCATGCCCGGCCCGCTCAAGGGTTTGCCATCGACAGACACTGCTCTCTGGAAGGGCACACGCTGACCAGGGCCCATACCAACAACTTCCCGGTCTGGAACACACAATGATGTATATATTTTGCATTAAGAATAAAACACAATGGGCAGCACTTTTGGTAATCTACATGCTCATCTGCAGTtacctttaaaatatttgtCGAGTTCATTTTCTGTTGAAGTTTACATGTTGTCATCTAGTCAGATTAAATTTTCAACATCCCCTCCTGGCTTTGAGGCCCTCGAGGTGTTGTGACTCACCATGTGCGGTGCTGTTAGGTCCATTGCCTTGCTTATTGACCCCTTCCATCCCTCCAGTTCCAGAATCAGCAAACATTCCAGAACCAGAATTCCTCAGCCCTCCAAGAATACTCTCCAAGTTATCCAgctggaaaaacaaaacaaaaaggatTGATTAtagaataataaacaaataaatctgaattGGATCAGAGTTTCATTATTAATTCCAAAATATAAGACTGATGTGATCTTGAGAAGTATAAACCcaccccaaaaaaataaataaataaatcaaccaTGAATACCTCATCGGGTGGTTCAGTCTTGACTTTGCCCTCCTGGTTGTTAGAATTGGAGGTTGTGACACCTGACCCCTGCCCTCCATTGGCCCCTCTCCCTTCCAGCTCCTCCAGCTTTGGCTTGACCTCTGTGGCATTGGGCTCTTTGGAGTCATCCTTATTGAGGAGGTAGTGAAGAAGGGCTTGGGGCTTTTTTCCTTCTTTCGGACTGTGCTGCTCCTGTTTGAGATCCAAATTCCTCCCTTCAGCGCCTGGGTGCTCCGAACCGAGAGAAGTCTTTCCAGTGGCCTCGGCTGTTATGCGAGCCACCTCATCGGGTGTGTTTCCATTTTGAAGAAGCTTATGGagtatcttgtgtttttcctgTAAGGTGTGAGAACCGTGATGTCCACTGGGACAAGCTGTAGACGACACTCCTCCCGAGCTTTGCTGATTTAGGTTATTCCCCGATGATGACCCGGATGAGGAGGACACCCCCGTCGAAGAAGGACTCATCATGCCACTTCCTGCCTCCTTTGAGTCGGAGCCCATTGGAGTGGAGGCACGACCTGGGACAGGTCCACCAGTCGCAGTCCCAATCCCAATCTCTTCAGTTGGGGATGTGAGCAACTGAAGTAACTTCTTGTGGCCCTTTCCATCAGGAACTCTCCGGTTGACTTCCGCCCCAGTGGAACCGTCCTTGTTGGACTGACTGTCTGGCTTATCCGTGGTTTCCGATGAAGAGGCCTGTTGTTGATCCAACCCTGTGCTGTGAGCACTTGACGGGCTCTTGGAGTCACCAGTGCTGGGTTTGTTGTTGCTGGCCTGGCCTTGCTGACTGGACTGGGTCGAGTTGATGCTGGGAGAGCTGTCGGATTTGTGGGCAGGTGAGTTGAGAGCTGAAGGTAGAGAAGAGCCAACACCTTCACTGATGGCCTGGAGGGCATTCAGTGAGCTGCTAGAGAAGGTGTTCCCAACTGACGGACCAGAAGATCCACCACTGCCACCCATACCCACAGGACCCATGGGAGAGTGCATGCCTGTGACATCAATAAAGTAAAGAAATTATAGCTAAATCTTGAGCTTGTTTTCACATGCAGCACATATGCAGATCGCACATATGCATTGACGTTTTATTGTACTAATTAGTTTGTCCACAAGATGGCAACACTGCCAAGGCCGGATTTTACATAGTTGAAAATGAAACCAATAAAACGACTACTAGAGATGCAAAAACAATAGACGGTCATGTTGACAAGCGCTCATGTGAAGGAAGAAGTACACACAACTGTAGTTTAAACAggtacaaagacatttttatcgGCGATAACTTCAGGAGAGAAATAGCGCAGATACACTGAACAAGGACAAAACTTTCTAGTGTGAATGTATCGAGTGCCTGTGTTCACGCACACTATCAAATGGAGTATACATTGAAGCACCGTGCATTTGGCTTACGCATACAATAAGCATTTGtgttaaaactgaaatatattttgGGCTTAATAGACAAaacactatattatatatatatatatatatatatatatatatatatatatatatatatatatatatatatatatatatatatatatatatatatatatatatatatatatagaatatttTTAGGCCAATGAAATCTGGaatattttcacatattttctgTGATGGTTGAAAGTGAAGATCTgcaaaactgatttaaatacaaTGAAATTTGTTAATataccaattaaaaaaaaaatagacaacTGTGCTTATTTATTGGCAGGtgagaaaattatcaaatttgctaAAATATGATGGTGccgatagcctcgtgggcagcaTGCAGACATATAGAGTTGTTGCGCTTCGGGCAACCCGAGTTCGAGTCGCAGCTCGCAGACCTTTTCCGATCCCgtcccactctctctctctctctctctctctctctctctctctcgctctccccCACTTTGCTTCCTGTCCACTCtatactctctctctcccacttcaTTTTCTGTCCACTCTATACTATCTTGTCATAATAAAAGGCAAAAATTGGCAAAAataattctttaaaaattaaatatatttgctAATTATTTAACAAATACACAAGGTGCTTGGGATGTGTAGAACTTTTGGAATGATATGTTTGAATGCTGTGGAACTGAGCAGAGCTTTCAGTGGAATTCTGTTAGATTCCGCATGACTAATATTCCATCCATTTAAAGTAACTGCAAAAACAGGACACATACCTCCAGGTGAGAAAGGACTTGCACCCATTTTAGGACTCCCTCGTATCCGTGGTGACCCCATGAGGTTCTGCTGGGCAGGGTTCATACCGGGGCTTCCTTGTGAGGGACTTGTCATGCCCATTCCATAGCCACCCCCATGAAACTGACCCTGTTGGTGCTGATTCATACCAGGATGGCCCATCTGATTCATAGAGTTCATCTGATTCATTTGATTAATCTGATTCATAGAGCTCATTTGATTCATGCAATTCATCTGATTCATATTCATTTGATTCATTGAATTCATCTGGTTCATTTGATTCATCTGATGCATGGGGTTCATTTGATTCATCCTGTTGGCTGGGCCGAACATAGGTCCTCCTCTGGGTCCCATGTGACCTTGCTCGTTCATACCGTAGCCCCTGGTATTGCCCATGCCCATCTGGGCATTCGGATTTGCATTGCCCATAACAGATCGCATTACACCACCCTGGTTGGGTCTGTATCCATTTTGCTCCCTGTGTGAAAGAGATTGAGATGAGGGTGAGGACAGCACAGAGGTATTTTCATGTAAAATCAGAGTTGTGTGTAACTGTTGGCTTTGAGCAAAGGTGTACAAACCTCTGCAGAAGATGGGTAGAGAGGAATGTGACTGGATCATTGGTGACAGGGTTTCGGCATAGCTCGCTACGCGTTTGTGCCGTTACTGGAGTGCCATCTGACAAAGAGAACCGATAGGGTGGAGTCTCTGCTCTGCCATGAACATATGCTGAAAAgaagtagaaaaaaaaacatcattagCAAAACAAAAGTACTCAGTCTTTCCATTTCACACCTCATGCAAAAGCAGCATGTTTTCAACAAGTTACAGAATTCACACTTCCATTTTGTCTTTCAACATCTTTTCTCAAACTATATGGaatcatatatataaatatatataaattttcacACCAAACTGAGCTTCCATTCACCGCTATAGAAATTTACCCAGCTGATGCTTCTGAGAACCCCAGAAATGTAAAAAGGGTTCATAGTTCATACCAGAAAAGAAAAGATTCATACAGGCGTACTACCACATACCTTCATGATAGTGTCTCTTGTAGGACCAGGGCTGACCCTCGCTGCGATGCAGGAACATCTGCATACATCTGCGCACTAAATCCTCCCAGCCAGGACGCATGGTGGTGTGCAACAGGCTCTGCTGCTCGATCTCGATCAGTTTACCtgtggtcaaatgcacacactCAGATTTGGTACCAGATTTGTCTCAAATGTATGTCTATGCAATTCGTTTTATCCATTTCACTGTCCACCGGTCCAATATCATCTGATATTAATAGCACACTTCCTTCCCCATTTATTGTAGTcatttttgttctgttgaaaGTGACCTTTATACTtatcaatattatatatataatatatatatatatatagctcaaaaTTGGAATTTTCACATGAATTCTTTGTGcattcactttgtaaacactgttaTGGTCTTTTTAATATCCGGCAGTGCtatataatgttttcattaacagtatttaatgaatttaagTAATTTCAATTAATATCATCatattaatgtcataatttttcACCTTGTCTATGTAATGTAGACGAAATCAAAGAAAAAATTCACATGTAATTGAGTTGAATGTCACCGTAATCAATTTTACCTGATAGTTCGTGTCTAGTGCTGAATCGTTCTGTCCTCTCCACTGCTGTCACTCTTCGTGCTACACAAATCATACACGACTGCAGGTCTGAAAGACAGaaacactatttatacttaagcTGCACTGcatgcaatgttgtgcaaaagtaTCGAAATGTATAAATTTAGAACTGACCTTCCCCTTCCTCCATCATTGCTTTAGGCTGTGTGAGAGCAAAGCATTGCATGGTCTCATAGCGTGGTCCACCGGCCCCTTCTTCACCTCCAGGACCGCCATGGCCGAACTTCACCAGCATGCGGCAGTTAAACGTGTGACTCTTCTGACGGGAAGCATCGCCACCCCATGACACACTGTTTGGACCTTAACATATATACAGAAATGCTTTGCGTTAATCAAGTGGCATTAAGTGAACTTATGTATGTATGCTTATGGTTTTTTGAAGAGTCAAAGAGCAACATTTACTTAAAATGCTGTTTTAGATatagggttgtcaaaagtaacgactttttattaatacattttaaaaatgttacaataccagcatttccccctagcattttgaccGCTGTTCTTAAACAGATCTGATtgaacgcttcaaaaacattctGTAAACAGATATATTTGAAGCGTTAATCATTGTGGCCAATCACAGACttatctgttgagcatgtgaacacgaTGACCAATCAGAGCTGTTTAAGTATccactcaacagcactcaaaatgcAAGGGGGAAATTTGtcaataaaatttattttaaaacttttgacAACCCCATTTAGATACATAGAGTAGCATTCATACCATTGCTTTTGGGCAAGTTTTTATGCAATTCTTCTCTGTCTTCCTCATGCAGTATGTTGTAGATGCTGGTGTTGATCAGTTCTTCCTGTTTATACTGCAGGTACTGAGTCACATTATCTGACACAAACACAATGCTGCCTTCACGACTCACCACAAACAAAAACCCATCCAGAGCCTGATTGAGAGAAACAGATGCagaattaatattattaattcattatgTATTATTGtagtatattaaaaaataaacctaAATACTTTTAACTTGTTTTGATCTTTTCTCAATCCTTTGGATACTTCATGAAAGACACTAAATTATAATTGATAAGGATCCTAGTATGAGAAATGAGCAAATGTTCTTCAAGACGACAATTGACCTTTAGGTCTGTAATCTAACCTGTAGCAACAGTGGGCCCAGATGGTCCTTGTCGATGACTCCTGGACCAGTAGAGGAGACATCCGCCTTCTGGACATCATCATCCCCACATGAGCTTTTACCTGTGTGACGTGTAATTATAAACCACAtattagaaatattttaaaaatacacaaagTTGTAAAGATGTAGATTACTGTTCAAAGGTCATCTCTTTATATTTCTGTAAGATACATTTATCcatcaaagatgcattaaattgatcaaaagtgacagtactgacatttataatgttacaaaatatttctatttcaaataaatgctgttgacaTTCTATTCAAAGAAACCTGAAAAaagtttcaacaaaaatattaatctgtaccgttttcaattttaataataagaactggagtaatgatgctgaaaattcagctttaccgtCATTCGGGAATAAATGAcactttaaaatgcattaaaaaaagaaaattattttaaatttgtaataatatctcacaatatgactgtttttactgtatttgtgatcaaataaatgcagacttagTGAgattaaaacactaaaaattgTTTTCTGTGTCACCATGCAAAAGAACGTAGAATATTTTAGCAAGAGAACAAGCTTAAACCTCAATCTGTTCATTCTAATATGTAGATTTGTAGGTTTCATTCCTGTAAGAAACGATTAACCAACAGAATGTCAAATAAGGAAGAATGAACACCAACGCCTATTCATTGTTTTGCAGTGTGAACACCGGgttatatagcctaaataaaaAAAGGCATGTATAGGCCTGTCTCATGCAACAGACTTGTGGAGAACACCGTTTTGAATGCAATATATAATTATGAGAGGAATGAAAACAGGGCAGTCATTGTAGAAAATATAACGAAAATCTTACACATATAGCAATTAAGTTAATTATTTTACACTATGTTTTTCTttctataaaattatttattgattttagtCCAATTTGATTTGCAAGATAATCCAGTctcattcacatttatttacatcCACAGGTAAATTCATGATTGCACAATATTGaacagaaactttttttttgttcaaaaaactattttatatcAGCTAAATTCTAGCAAATGCATTAAAGACGCACTCAATGTTGATTCCAGACTGCAGTAACACAACATTCCCCTCGCCACCAGGTGGCAGTGTTTTATAAAACCAAGCAAATTTCCCACACACTGTGGGTTtagtaaatatttttacagactgatATGTAAAAGAGCAGTTCGAGCAGATGTGTACCTTGCTCTTTAATCTGTCGTATCTGGCGCACTGTCTCTTTAAGGATGGCACATTTATCGGGTTTGACATTGAAGCTGTCGATGTCACTAAGGTTGGCGGAAATCAGTTCGGCCAGCTCCTCTATATACTTGCTCTCCTGTTCCCTCCTGCGCTTATCACATCTGTAATAAAAGCCACACATATGCAATTTTAGtgaggaaaaaacatttaatacattgCTTGATTTGTGTTTCCGttcaacctaaaaaaaaaaaaaaaaaagtctcaccCTTGTCCTGGTGTGTCACAAGTGGAGAGTTTGCGCTTCCGGTCCGAGCACAACGGCTCAAGTGAGTTCTCACCCACTCCACTCATGTTTAAAACATATCAGCACctatgaaacacacacaaagttTAGATTTGGGGCAGAAAACACACATCCAAAGGCATATTATGATCTCAAAAATGataggaaaacaaaacaatcaatTCTATTTCATCACAAGTGCACTACAAACAAATAATGAGCTGACTTTGGCACTTCTACACAATGCACTTGAAGGCTTCATCTCTTTCAAATGGTTTAGTAAAAAactacatgtgtgtgtgtgtgtatggctTATTTTTAAGTGTTCCCACATAGAGCTGAATGCGCGGAATGTTCCAGGCCTCAGCAGCGGtgctgcgtgtgtgtgtgtgtgtgtgtgtgtgtgtgtgtgtgtgtttgtgtgacagTGTGTCTGAGAAGAGACACTGATTATGATGGAGTGAAACGGGGCCCCAGGGGAAATGGATCAACcctcagtgtgtttgtgtgtgtgtttctgtagcAGCGACTGGGTCAATTATCTCAATCCGTGAAGCCGTACGCCGCACAACATATAAATGAAATGTATAAATGATCTAATTAAAAAGCAGACTAATGAATCTGAATCACTAATACGGTATTAAAGACAATATGGTCACTCAGCCCCCCTCCCAAAATGCATTCAGAAACACTGTGATATAATGTCCTTCCTCCACACGTCTCATTATGACACACAATCTTCCTACTTTTACCGTCATTGCTCCACCCACTTCACCAACAACAACACTTCCTCCTCTTtagtgacactttttttttctctttttgttgTCGTTACTGGCACTGCCCTTTCGGATACGTCTGTCTTCCTTTCAAGTTATGTATGCAAAAACATATTAATCACACTTAATTaagttaatgaatgaatgaacaaaatatCAATCAAGTGGcatttatttaaagtgtactgaTTTTAAAATTGCTATCTTCGTTTGAACAGTACCGATATTGATTCCAAGATCACACAGGCCGATTCCCAAAACAAATGGGCCggttctttttaatgaatccCAAAAAAAGCCTGACTAGTGTAGTCTAATTCCCAAATAGAATGACTCTCATGAGCCAGTTCTtattagtgaatcaaaaaaaaaaaaaaggctggcCAGTATAATCTGATTCCCGAAATGATTGACTCTTATGAATCGGTTCTTGTTAGTGAACTGCCCAACCAGTGTAGTCCGATTCCCAAATTGAAATGAGCTTGTGAAGCTCCACTAGTGTCACCAAGTTCAAAAAAGATGACTGTTTTTTCCTGAAAATTCTGCCACTGGTCGCCCAAACAAATAGTCCCGCCTCAAACCCACAGCACTAACTGAGCCAAAAGTTGTTGTGTCGGGCTGTGCAGatttgatcattttaaatgcatttttatttctgATGTATTATTAGAGCCATAGAGTGACATCATATGCTGTtaatatttattgcagtgtttgAAGACATTTTGCATAAGCCTACAATGACAATTTGCATACTCAAAGCCTATGATGACCACACCTTTATGTGGAACACATCCATAGTTAATATGATGAACTACAGCTGTGGTTACTCTGCTAGAACATCCGTGTGAACTTCATACATTCGCTAAAAATCAACTTAAGGCCAGCTGGTTAAAAGTACAAGTAATCACACATGGCTGTCTTTCCATCTCCGTTCTTTTCATTCTCCCTGGCTTCTTCTGCTGTTATCAGTCTCTGTCACGCTGGTCATAGACCCTCTGCTGTATGCGTGCATGTGTGCAAGAGTGTTTGTTTAGAGCCCTGACCTTGCCCCGCTCCTGACCCCTCCCAGAGTTCAGCGGAAATCTCAGAGCACAGACCATCGGCTTGCAGTCTTTTCCCCTTCCCTCGctgaacacacacatgcaaacaacCTTTTCCCCTCGCTTAAAGAGattgttcactcaaaaatgtaaattctgtcatggTGTTCCAAACACTTTTCTTCATCTTtagaacaaaaatgttttttttaaatatatacttttaatattCTCTTATCATTTTTGTCCACTGATTTAAACTTAAGTTGTGATAATCTTTTCTGCTCTATTATTTAAGAagctatattatttatatatgtcacaagaaaaaatgtagagtGGGACATTACTTTGTCAATTTTGCAGgatttgatattttttaatattccattttagattttaatagcaacattaaaggtgccctagattcaaaaattgaatttacctcggcatagttaaataacaagagttcagtacatggaaaagacatacagtgagtctcaaacaccattgtttcctccttcttatataaatctcatttgtttaaaagacctccgaagaacaggcgaatctcaacataacaccgactgttacgcccccaatatttacatatgccagcccatgttcccaacattatgaaaggctttagacaagggcagaacgtctggatctgcacagctgaatcaacagactaggtaagcaagcaaaaacaatagcaaaaaatggcagatggagcgataataactgacatgattcatgataacatgatattttcagtgatatttgtaaattgtctaaatgttttgttagcatgttgctaatgtactgttaaatgtggttaaagcttccatcgtttattactgtattcatggagacaagagccgtcgctattttcatttttaaacacttgcagtctgtataatgcataaacaacttcattctttataaatctctccaacagtgtagcattagccgttacccacggagcatagcctcaaactcattcataatcaatgtaaacattaaaataaacactgtacttacgcaattgagggttatattagctgtttgaactttttttatgttgtttaaggcaagtgcaagctcttggggcgtggagcaccagatttaaagggccacacaccctgaatcggctcatttctaattatgccccaaaataggcagttaaaaaaaaattataaaaaaaaaaaatctatggggtattttgagctgaaacttcacagacacattcaggggacaccttagacttattcAACATTTTCACGTTTCAAAGAGTTCATAAAGACATCATATAAGTAATAACCTGAAGGCTAAGCCTTTAAAATAcacaattgctttatatgatgaacagatttaatttaggcttttattcacatataaacattgatcaatggACATTAAATATGAACGTCAAATATGGTAAACAGAAGGACAGACAAGCCGCTTCTGTTTACCATAAGCAAGTCTTCTGGATTActtttacaatgtctttatgTACTTTTTGAAGCATTAAAATGTTGATTTCTTAGCCTTTTAATGGATGAACAAAAGTTGacgagagaatattaaaaatatcttcattagTGTTCCGTAGGTACAGGattggaacgacacgagggtgattaaatgatgacaattttcgtttctgggtgaactattcctttaagaaaaacacacacagtttgCCCTCTGTCACCTCAAAACTCTAAGAATGAGCTCATCATTCCTGACTGACTGAGAGACATTACACAACTGTACCCATACTGCACTACCTGTGCTGACACGTACAGCTGTCCATCACAAACCTAAAACACACCGAAAAACTGCTGCAGAATTGTTTGCATCTTCcaaatttctttcttactttctcTGTCTCTACTTTTAGATATCTTTTACCCTTTATATCTCCTTGAACTCTGCAGTGGAGTGAAACAAATAATAGACAAATAACCGCTCATGACTGTTAAGGTCAAGGCACCGTTCAAATCTATCAAGCCATTAAAGAGATATTTTgtccaaaattgaaaattctgtcaacatatattcacctccatgt comes from Chanodichthys erythropterus isolate Z2021 chromosome 6, ASM2448905v1, whole genome shotgun sequence and encodes:
- the ncoa3 gene encoding nuclear receptor coactivator 3 isoform X1; translated protein: MSGVGENSLEPLCSDRKRKLSTCDTPGQGCDKRRREQESKYIEELAELISANLSDIDSFNVKPDKCAILKETVRQIRQIKEQGKSSCGDDDVQKADVSSTGPGVIDKDHLGPLLLQALDGFLFVVSREGSIVFVSDNVTQYLQYKQEELINTSIYNILHEEDREELHKNLPKSNGPNSVSWGGDASRQKSHTFNCRMLVKFGHGGPGGEEGAGGPRYETMQCFALTQPKAMMEEGEDLQSCMICVARRVTAVERTERFSTRHELSGKLIEIEQQSLLHTTMRPGWEDLVRRCMQMFLHRSEGQPWSYKRHYHEAYVHGRAETPPYRFSLSDGTPVTAQTRSELCRNPVTNDPVTFLSTHLLQREQNGYRPNQGGVMRSVMGNANPNAQMGMGNTRGYGMNEQGHMGPRGGPMFGPANRMNQMNPMHQMNQMNQMNSMNQMNMNQMNCMNQMSSMNQINQMNQMNSMNQMGHPGMNQHQQGQFHGGGYGMGMTSPSQGSPGMNPAQQNLMGSPRIRGSPKMGASPFSPGGMHSPMGPVGMGGSGGSSGPSVGNTFSSSSLNALQAISEGVGSSLPSALNSPAHKSDSSPSINSTQSSQQGQASNNKPSTGDSKSPSSAHSTGLDQQQASSSETTDKPDSQSNKDGSTGAEVNRRVPDGKGHKKLLQLLTSPTEEIGIGTATGGPVPGRASTPMGSDSKEAGSGMMSPSSTGVSSSSGSSSGNNLNQQSSGGVSSTACPSGHHGSHTLQEKHKILHKLLQNGNTPDEVARITAEATGKTSLGSEHPGAEGRNLDLKQEQHSPKEGKKPQALLHYLLNKDDSKEPNATEVKPKLEELEGRGANGGQGSGVTTSNSNNQEGKVKTEPPDELDNLESILGGLRNSGSGMFADSGTGGMEGVNKQGNGPNSTAHDREVVGMGPGQRVPFQRAVSVDGKPLSGPGMTGRRSAPSSLVKQEHTDNQMGMGGPNRPMGMPNRPPMAGAGDWGMSGSASSPVGHPGMGRAGMDHNPKSMMGGPMVNRSNSVPATRSMLQQQLMDMGPYDVGMGMNSFRGQAPPPQSPSWPDSGMGMEGPQNANRLPFNNSLDDLLVPPSTTEGQSDERALLDQLDSLLNNTDVIALEEIDRALGIPDLINQGHSSDQPPPTDPFSGPCPGPDSSMGMEPKGMYGQGYPGPPSMGMQGGYGPGPNPGPGPGPGPLQGQSGPGFNPMMSQMSQQGGFPGMGGMGAMHPRANMMRARMNTAKPLRLQLQQRLQGQQFLNQSRQGMGMRPDNNPVGNPGMRPSMQQGMGGQPGFLNAQMMAQRSREMMNLQTEQMRRQRMMMIMQQQQQQQQQVAAGGFSPPPNVTAPTGMDNPMGGPPINQPAQQAFNYGGNYGMGQQGDPSFVGTGSSPPNNMISGRMGGPQNPMMQQHPQSNPMYQSAEMKGWGQGPMPMNNSYSQQQQYPQQGAPGQYGGMMMNGSMQGGVNGNGAGQMPPMQGQMGMNAMGMGRMPMGPDQKYC